The following proteins come from a genomic window of Deinococcus sedimenti:
- a CDS encoding GGDEF domain-containing protein yields MPPALNPLLILAASVSVTVLIVALSTLVLAWWRPSYPGWRSWAAGHTLVVLGMLIGTYRPPGLDRTSILLGNALLMIGAALFVGAYYRFARRSVPVALTAGLSASIPVVLGLLHWFTAAHDNITARVLLVSIYLTVCVGALVTLIVQQMRQERHLRGTYALHLWLFGSVFILTVPRSVTLAPGSHPDLTYAFTAPNVLMFTGVLVLSVGGAFAFWLLHDDRRRADMQALQDHLSDLAFRDELTGVLNRRGLEGAYARWRARPDSRVATLVVLDVDRFKDLNDRHGHAAGDAQLAALGGLLNRVAQRDDVAGRTGGDEFTMLLTGEAPDVEAQLSRLTETLGRRSELLSCSVSVGWTTVSPHDTWSDGLSRADEAMYVRKARRANPTIKFTPGVAR; encoded by the coding sequence ATGCCCCCTGCACTCAACCCACTACTCATTCTCGCGGCCAGCGTCAGCGTGACCGTCCTGATCGTGGCGCTGTCCACTCTCGTCCTGGCCTGGTGGCGCCCGTCGTACCCGGGCTGGCGCAGTTGGGCCGCCGGGCACACTCTGGTGGTTCTCGGCATGCTGATCGGCACGTACCGCCCACCGGGCCTGGACCGCACGTCCATCCTGCTCGGCAACGCGCTGCTCATGATCGGCGCGGCGCTGTTCGTCGGAGCGTACTACCGTTTCGCCCGCCGGAGCGTCCCTGTCGCGCTGACCGCTGGCCTGAGCGCGAGCATTCCAGTGGTGCTGGGACTGCTTCACTGGTTCACGGCCGCGCACGACAACATCACCGCGCGGGTCCTCCTCGTGAGCATCTACCTGACGGTGTGCGTGGGCGCCCTCGTGACGCTCATCGTGCAGCAGATGCGGCAGGAGCGGCACCTGCGCGGCACGTACGCCCTGCACCTGTGGCTGTTCGGATCGGTCTTCATACTGACGGTGCCGCGCAGCGTCACCCTCGCCCCAGGGAGCCACCCGGACCTCACGTACGCCTTCACGGCGCCCAACGTCCTGATGTTCACCGGCGTGCTGGTGCTATCGGTCGGGGGGGCGTTCGCCTTCTGGCTGCTGCATGATGACCGGCGCCGGGCTGACATGCAGGCCCTGCAGGATCACCTTTCGGACCTGGCGTTCCGGGACGAACTGACGGGTGTCCTCAACCGGCGCGGCCTGGAGGGCGCCTACGCGCGCTGGCGGGCCCGTCCGGACAGCCGCGTGGCGACTCTGGTCGTGCTGGATGTCGACCGGTTCAAGGACCTCAACGACCGGCATGGACACGCGGCGGGTGACGCGCAACTGGCCGCCCTGGGTGGTCTGCTGAATCGGGTGGCGCAACGCGACGACGTGGCGGGCCGGACGGGTGGGGATGAGTTTACGATGCTGCTCACCGGAGAAGCGCCGGACGTCGAAGCCCAGCTGAGCCGCCTCACCGAGACGCTGGGCCGCAGAAGCGAACTGCTGAGTTGCAGCGTGAGCGTGGGCTGGACGACCGTCTCGCCGCACGATACGTGGTCGGACGGTCTGTCGCGTGCCGATGAGGCGATGTACGTGAGGAAAGCGCGCCGCGCGAATCCGACGATCAAATTCACGCCGGGTGTGGCCCGCTGA